The Cheilinus undulatus linkage group 21, ASM1832078v1, whole genome shotgun sequence region AGGCAACAATTAGGAGAAATTGTTTTGTTTAGCACAGGAGTGATGGACAATTAAATGCCCGGTCTATCACAAGCACCGTCTTAAACTAGTCCAGAGCAGGGCTGCAGTGAAGGAGTTCTGTAATCAATTTTTTTACGTTAGAGAATTTATTgcaaagtaaagaaaaaaactcatgtAATGCTCCATAAGCCCAAATAATAAATTACTTCACACaccaaaggtaaaaaaaatcagagaaaacgAATGTACactggaatgaaaacaaaaaagcaagaGGTGCtataaacagcaaaataatcacaattttaaCCTCATACACAGCTTTTAGaatcatttagatttttttttttagccaaaacaatgatttaaacatttcaaaactaCTGGTATTGTTGTAATGGGTGCTTTTGAGAACTTGAACGGTTGCAGAGCATTGTTTTAAAAACGTATGAGGGTGGCTGGGATGTTCAAGTGTCTGTCAGTAACAGAAGGCAACGTGGCTTTAGGTCCCGAGGTCCAGGTTTCTATGAAAACATCTCTACAGAAACATCTGCTCGAGTGACAAGTCTTAAGGATGTGGAATGAACTGTtatttaatgtgacaaaatcaGGTCGATCGTGCTTTAAATAACGATAGAAAGAGTGGCATTGTATGACTTGGACCTATAACTTTGGTACACTTAATGAAACATGGATATGCAGATTATTAGCTCACTGTGAGAAGTGGGAAATGACTCAATATAACTTCTTTAAGAGTAAAGGTAATGCTGTTTTGACACTTTGTAACTTAACTGGCTTTGATATTTCAAACCAGCCCCTTCAGTTATGTTTGTTCAAGTCCAACAGCTCCCCTGTAAATATGTCAGTACATACCCTTTTATTAACTCAGATATGACAATAGCTAGCGATGTCCTCCTCAAACTGTTCCATCTCTGTGCGAGGCGGCTGTCAAAGACACCCTTCATCGTTCAAATAACTCTGTGGAGTTCATTTCTCAATCAAGCCTCCGTCTTTTAATTTGAAGTAGAAGAACTTCTCCAGAGTGTTGGCACACTTGCAGTACTCGCTGTCCGGAGGGTTGTACTCGCGACAGTTGCTGATGATCCGCTGCAGGTCGGCAATGAAAAGCTTCTTGGTCACATAGTATCTGTTCTTCAGTCTCTCTGTCATGGTCTTTAGGTCtgtggaggagaagaggaaaaaggtgTGATTTTATCTCAATGATAGCGAGGAAAAGCTGGCGGCAAGTCAAAGAGATGCTTGCCTACCAATGGGAAAGCGGATGATCTCGTAGTAATCTGGAGCCTCTGATTTTTTCACTGGTTCCATGAAGGGCCAGGCATCAGGGTGAGTCTGTGTAGATTAGAAAGTCCGGGTTAATCTCTGCTAGTGATACTCCTGTTTCTGTACAGTATGTGTCACAAGAGTCACTCACCTTTATCTGGGCCAGGAGGTTCTTCAGCATGTTGTATAACACGTCAGGAtctttcacctctttcctgcaAAATAGGGGCAATGACAGAAGATGAAAAATTAACTACACATTCACTGACTATAGAGTGAAAAACACGagttaaggctcatttatgttCTACATTTGAAATGCATATAGGCACTGACGGACCTTTCTGTTGGTACTTTCTAAGCTTTGGGATACAGACCAAACGCTTCAACACCCCTGCCAATCatggggcagtgttgagcaatgaaGCAAACAAGGACATTTGGAAAAAAGGCAGCATTTCATCATCAAGTTTTCTGAGGAAAATACAAAACATATCAATGACGTTAGCTTGCCTGAGCACATAAACGGAcaactgcaagagcacagctgagcagaggacGGACACTTCTTTAGTCTACGGGACAGTCGGACCAGCACAGTAGCTCTGTGAGAGGTGGCGACTTCTAGTGCAGTAGTTTTTCAGTGTCCACTCAAATATAACAGACGCGTGTTTTCGGTTACTATAGTCAACAAATGCGTAAATATTTTTGGACATGCGTAGAacataaatgagcctttttttctaaatgaggTTGTGCATTATAGTCATGTTATTTTACATATGGCCTCTTAGCAATCAGTTGCTGTACGATTATGGAGCAGAACATTTATAAATGATATCAATAGGGTCGATCTGGGACACAGAATCAGACagggacttcataaaatctcagATTCAAAGCCAAAAATATGGAGAGGAACATGGTTGCGGACATCAGACATCAAAAGAACATGGCATATAATTCAGAGCATTTAGACATCTgttatcttttattttctttagtcTGTAATCGATGGCTTCAGCGAACATGTCCAACtgattttttaacaattatgttacgttttatttttgtggatgaatttcacactCAGTGggagaaaatctgttttaaaagtacCAACACATTCCAGCTTGAGCTTCCAATGGACATGAACCAGACGCAAAACATTCTGGGAACCCGATGAAGCCTTAGGTCGGAGGATGTCGGCACTTTTAAACATCATTTCTCcccttaaaaagttaaatttaccCACGAAAATGAAACAATCATTCACTGTATAGTACAGACACCCGATTgagttcatttttaaagaaaaaaacacctaaacagaataaagaaatcatcaaaaaaatctCCTAGTGTTCAAATTTCCACTGTGTAAACTAATTTAAAATCTTATAGTGTTACCATGGTGGTTCATTAAAGTGGAAACAGCTGCTACACCACAAATAAAGCCTCAATGTGTTAAATTTGGTTGTTATGATACTGggatttaaactttaatttgaAACTAGTAAAAGTTGCATGTGTTCATTCAAGTTTAAATACAACACCAATAATATCCTATCAGTATTTAAGGATTTCATTCGTAAAAAAATTGCAGGCGAACTCCTGCACACGCGCTGAACTGCACATACATAATGGCAACTATTCAGTTCTGAAACTTTGTCACTACTTTTAGTGCAGTTCAGACATTGTGTAAGagtttgcttgcatttttttacatattCATTCTCTCCTACATACCTGTATCATAAAATAGATCAATTAATAGAATTTcagctttggtactttttgatgcTACTGCCTACTGAAATTGCAAGATTgaataattttaagaaaaatagtacttaaaagggtcaaaaaactTCAACAACCTTATTGCTGAATTTGTAAGCCTACGCATTTTCAACACTGCCTTGTAGCGGTTTCAAAATAGACGATTTAACAACAGCAGCatactgtgattggctgttttcAGAGCAcatgaccattacaccagcacAAAACAAGCATCTCCGCTCCacaacactgatttaaaaaaatgaaagatgaaTGTTTACCCTTTGTCCTTGTTACTGGGTTTCCAGCCCGTCTCTCCTGGAAGAAAAGGAACTGTGAGTACAGTAATGATctgattttaaagtatttttcatTGTGCACAAATCAAACACTCACTTATGCCTGGAATGCTCTCCACAGGGATCTGCCGGACGCCCTCTTTGAAGCAGGTGAGACCTGGGTAAACCTTCCTGATCTGGCTTTGTTTCCTCTCAATCAGCTTCTTAATAATCTGTGGtaaaatcaatatttctgtGGTACTAAAAAACAGCAAGATTCACAgcagaataaatgtttttactttaatgaGATGCTCTCTGAGCCTCACGTACCTCCTTCTGTCTCTTAATGATATGAGAGAGCTCGGTGTAAGGGATTCTGGGATTCAGCTCACACTCCATGAGAGTCGCTCCCTCATAGTCTTTGATGTATCCCAGGTATCGACTCTTCGGCACTTTGATGTCTTTGGAAAAGCCCTGCGAGGAGAGAACAGACTATTGAAAGGACGAGATGGAAAGGAGCACCGTGGCAGAGCTAATGTTCAGGTCACGGTTGAGGTACCTGCTTCTTAAAGTAGCCAATGGCGTACTCGTCAGCGTATGTGAGGAAATAGAGGATGTTGTGTTTGATGTGATACTCCTTCAGGTGGTTCATCAGGTGGGTACCGTAGCCCTGATGTAAGAAAAGAATAAAGGCAGGACAATGTAACACACAAAAAGGCTGCTTTTGAAAGGGTATGATTCTGAATTTTTAAATACTAATTATTTTATTAGAAGTAAGGCGAATAAagaaaatgttccaaaaaatCTCATGGAGACTTTTGATTCATTAAGAAAGAcaaatcactttttaaacaaTACTGTAGTAGCTATTCACACATGCATAATTGCATAATTTCCATTTCAGttctattcatttattttgaagtagCACTTTTGCACAGGGTGAGGTGTACATAGTAGACAGGATGGGTatgatatacattttttttgagCAGTGCCAGTAGTGACAACATGTACCAGGATGTATAATAGGCTTCACCTTGGTCTGCTGTATTTCTTTGGCTCGAATGAGTAAATCCAAAATCCTCATTTGAACACACAGTTTAATTGGATTGTTAACAGAAGCCATGGTTACCTTAACTTGCTCATTGGATGTGACAGCACAGAAGACGATCTCCGTGAAGCCCTGAGTGGGAAACATCCTAAAACAAATACCACCAATGACGCGCCCGTCTTTGATGAGGGCGAGGGTCTTGTGCTTTCTGTGAAAAATTCAAGAACTTAGAACCCACCAGAAGCTGAACACATCCACCATGTGGTATGAGATCTTGTACTTACGGGTCAAACACCAGCCTGGTGATGTACTCTTTAGGCATGCGAGGTAACTGATGAGAAAAAACATTCTGCAGGCCCACAAGCCACATCAGGATCTTCTTGTTGGACTTCTGGGAGAGCGAGTTCCCAATCACATGAAACTCTATGATGCCCCGCCTCTCCTCCAGTCTGGCAGTCTCATCGCGGGCAGCGTTGGGCGTCAGCAGATTAGTCTAACATAAACACATCAGTGTGAGTACTACAGTCTGAATGCATTAACCTCAACAAGTCACCTGAGAGTAAACAGCTTACCTCTGGTCCCAGCATGGCAGCAGGGTCAGTAATAGTCATCATGACTTCATTGACCAGCTCCATGGGTATGTCTCCCATCACACGGATCCGCTTGGCGTCCTCCAGAGTTAGTGCATCAGGAAGTTTACGTTTCTCTCCTGAACACACAGTCATATAATTCAGATAACATCAAAGTGAGCCAAGTAAATCCTTCTGGATGTTATGATTAAGTATCCAGTTACGATTAATAACTGGGAGAATGCACAAACTGTTCCAACAAGTATATTCGTGCAGTAATTTTAAAGCATTCATACACTCGTGGATATGTTTCAGTGCTTTTAAACTCTACGAAAAACCTCCAAAATACTCCCGTGGCTTCTGAAAGACTTGCAGAGATTTATTACAAGAGAATCTAAGACGCAGAGCAGTGCTCACAGACCTGTGATTGGCTCAGCTCCTGCTGTGTCTATACTGCCCAAAGATGAGATGCTGCTCAGGCCTTTTGGCAGCGCAGGGGAGCCAGACACTGCAGCCGGACTGATCACTGCAATGACAGATAACAAGGGAGCGTTAACCAGCAGACCACAGAACTGTAAAACTCtggtcatgttttctttttgtttagtCTACTGACTTTAAAAGTAAATACGTGTATTAACAGGTACACAAGGCAGAGTGCAAGATTTAATATAATCTTTTGAGTTATTTATCACTGCTACTGCAGCATAATCTGACAAGACCATCAGCTACAAGATTGATGGTTTTTATTGAGTTATTTTGGCATCAGTGCCCACTGCCTCCAAGACAGAATACAAAGGACTATCAAAACGAAGCAGGACGAGAGTTTTCAACACAGAAAATACAACTAAAAAATAGAGACAGGCACAAGTGTTTGAGTATTTGATATGCTGTCATGACTCAGGTAACGTTTCTATACTGGCCCACAGTGCACACGCTGTTTTAAGCTTCAATATTTCAACTGATTTAGTGTTACATGTGTACTCAAACTTTTCAGGTATGTTTCAATGAATAtacttggtaaaaaaaaaaaaagagaacgTAATAAAGGCTACACAGAGGTATTACTTTTCCAGCCATGGCTCTGGCTTTAAAAGCACAGCAAGCCAGATTACAGCGACAACTTTATGATAGCTATGGTAACTCTCAAGGGACATAAAACTCAACAGGTAAACAAACCTGTTAGCATCATTTAGCACAAACTGTGATGATCTCAGAGCTGAGAAGATTAACTCACTAAAAGCAAGACAGGACGAGAGATGTTATCGCAGAAAGTTTTGTGGGCTTTAGCCAGGCGATGACGTTTTTGGAGCCAGAATAAAAGCAACCAGCACGGCTGACAACAGCTACAAGAATGGAACAGATGTATGAAGAAAGAGCAGCGTGTCCATAAAGGGAGAGGTTCGACAGACTCACGGATAAACCCCTCCATGGAGTCATATGTTATTGTTAGCTAGTTTGTCTCAGAATAGTGTTTTGGTCTGTGGAGGAGGTAATGTGATGAGTGAATAAAGTTTGTGTGATGCTGTGTTGAtgctttctttattttcatacatttaatgACTCTCAGTTACACTATCATCTGTTGTTATTTCATTCTGAGCTGGGGTTTGAGGTGCTGATGAGCCAACAGCAGCCCctctgtggtgtttttttcattacGGGTATTGTGATTTGCGAGTGCCTCTAAAGTCTCTTcctaataataaaaaaggatagGCAAAGAGAATCGGCACAAAATTTTACACTCAAGAGGCACCTGTGTGCACAATGCATTAATCCCTTATTTTCAAATTTGTATATCTTATCAATCCTTAGGAAAATTTGTGATGTATGCACACTGCTTCTATCTATATCTGTGTTCATGctgttatttacatatttaaccTCCAATCACAATCTCAagatgtttgttttcctttggtGTCTTCTACCATCTCAATTAAAACATCTAAAAGCCCATAGAGCAGTCCTCCTTCCTCACCTGTCTGATGCCCGAGCTGTGTGCCATCAGAGGCTGGCATTGTGAAGTCAGCCTCCCAGATGGGGGAATTTTCACCGTAGATTTCCTCTTCCAGCATGGACAAAAACCTGAAGACATTCAGCATCAAATATAATGTCACAGGCAGAAACTTACTGAAGTTGAAGCCAAGATAAACAAGAGCAGAGCTTCGATGATAGACATTCATGCATGTTacagaatcataaaaaaaaaaacaggatgctTTTACCAAAAGACTGAATGTACaatatttttaacaatgttGGTGACAAAACCAGTGAAGGCACTGATCCTTATACTGATATGTACGAAGGCACATATACTACTTCAAGGGAGTGAGGCCTTACTTGGGGAAGTGTGTGAGGATAAGTGTGCGTTTCTCTGGGAGCAGTTTGTCCTTCTCCACCCTGAACTTCTCCAGCAGCTGCCGCCGGGTCACAGTGAAGATGGACTTGAGCAAACTGCGGCCGAACACCTGAGTGGTCTCATAGCGCGGGAGGCTGTCGTTACTCTGAGGGACGTGGCAGTAGCACAGCCACCTGGGAGGGGAAGGGAAAACATGCATATCACAAAGACTGGTATCAGCATCTAAGACAGAAGTATGACGCGTTAAAGCGGCTtctatcagaaaaaaaacacacacacacctggtgTAGTCAACTTTGTAAGCTGTCCCGTCGTCTTTCTGGGTGCGCTGGCGAAACTGTGTTGGTGTCTCCAGCTTCCAGTAGTTTAGGCACAAGAGGAACATCTTTGACAGCTCAAACATAGTCTGTCTTTCCTTTGGTGCCAGGTGGCTGAATTTATACTGAACAAAGTTCAAAACCCCcttaagaaaagaaataaaagataatCGTCATTATCATCTCTACAAATGCTTAGAAAAGTACAAGAAACATGGGAGAGAGACATTCTCATCTCCAGGCTATCCATCAGAACAGGACCTGCAGAGTTTTGTGAGTTTCATGATCACCTGCTCGATGTTGGGCTTTTCAAATGGTGGACTACCGAGGGATCCCTCCACAACCGGCTGGCTCATCTGCAGGATGCatttcctcagtagctgcaggAAAGGATGAAGAACGTTAACTACTGAAGGATAACCCATGATAAGCTCAGATATAGACATGTTGGCAGGTCAATTATACTGTTATTTTATTCTGAGGTACAGCATTTCTTACCTTGAAAAGGTAGAAGTACACCTGTTTGGTGTCAGTGTCCTCCTCTTTATGTACTGACATAAACAAGTTCTCCACATCCACCACCATCCCAAGCAGCCTGTTAATCTCATCCTCAGACACATTCTCCAGGTGGGACACATGATCAGCTGTAGACATAGTAGAAAATAATGCATACATGAGGCATAGTCAACCAAACACTAGCTTTGTAAGCCATTGAAATACAGGTTGGGCTGTTTTTAGGTGTATATGAAGGAGGGTTAGTTTGTACCCAGAGCATGTCCACAGCTGCGGCAGGGCTCGCTCAGGCTGGCTGCTTGCTGTTGCAGGTCCATACGTGTGGCTGATGGAGGATTGGGGTTTTTCCATCCATTGCACTTGCAAGTGTCACTTGCCTAAGAATGAACAAAGCATTTAAACACCAATTTAAGCAAGTAAGACAGTAAATCTGCTGCATATTTAGTTAGACAGTGAGTGGGTAAACTATTGATCTGAGCAGGATGATAATGCAGTCATTTACTAGAATTATACATCGGTAATACAAGTGCACGGGAGACTGTTTGGGAGCTAGCTTACTAGCTAGCTACCAAACTTAACTGTTCGGCGAGGTTACGGAGCTATTTGTTCATTGACTGTACTATCCTCTTCAGTCCGACATAAATCTATACAACCTGAACCAATGAGTGCTTTGTTGTTGTGAACTTTGGCTAGCTAAGCTAGCTACCTTGCATGCGGAGAATACGCCAAGTTTCTCAAGCTTTTTCGCCCGTGGGAAAGCTCGCACTTGGGCTTTCTTCTGGCTTGCACGCTGTTGCTGGCTTAGTCCCGGTCTCGCCGGGTCGCTGTTTCCTGACCCGGAGCCTGTTGCGGCAGCACTGGACCCAGCCGACCCAGCAGACTGGGCTTGGAGAAGCCGGGGTTGCAAGGCCTGCGCCGCCGGGTCCGACATCTCCACGCTGCTGGACTCCGATCCTGCTGCCGTTCAGCTACTATGCTACATTCAAGTGCTGTCGAACCAAGTTGGAATTCAGGGTGCCGCAGCTCGAAATGCAAtgtaatatatttttgttaattaaacTATGGTATAAAGAGTGTTCATACAAATTAAAAAGACGGCACACAAGTGGTTTCATTCTTTCAGTAGATTTACCCGACAAATTAAGATATTCATTATGTAGTAACGTAACTACTGTCTACTAGTATCGAACAAAATTAAGGAGCATTCGTATAATAGGTGTTTTATAAATGACTGAGTGGTTGTCACCTGCTATGATTTTGATTACAGCTACATTtatggttattttttaaaaacagattatgGTTTTCACAGCACAAAATTGCAGCATGGgctatttgaagttttattttgaaaaccgtATCCGGAAGTTGTAGTGTTTCCTGTTCTCATGAACTTTTAACGCCCTCCAGTGGTCCAGTGTTGTACCAAATCAGTTGCGTTGACAATGAAGGTACAATTTTTCTGGTCACCAAGATTGTGTTCCAGCGGGGAAATACTTTTATTCACACCATGTTTCAAATTATGAAACGGAAGCCCTTTTATCTGTCTCAAACCTAAAACCGACTGACCCGAAATTCTGCCCTCCAGTGGTCACAAGAAAGAACAGCAATTTCCGTTTGCAAAGCAACGTCAATGTAACATAGTATATCCGGTTCTGCCTTTTCAGAATAAGTTCACTTACTCGCAAAACATTTATCATGAACGTCGGTATTTAACGTCCTGAGACCTGTGCTTTAGTTCTCAATGCATTTTCGGAGTCCCCTAATTATAGCCCAGGATCAATAGAACCTAATAAGTTTAAAATctcatccttgtctttaaacaagGTTTTTTAAATCCACATATCTCCTGAAGCCCCTATTTCTGCAGGAAATTCTTCACAAGACCGGTTTTTGAGCAGTTGTTTGGGCCGTGTGCCAGCCAACTGGTCAGTTGTCCTCAGAGGTGTTCAGTCAGATGAGACATATGGAGGAGccaattttcttattttgatgatggaccacaaggatTTGTTAAGGCCAAACCTGAACAAAACTCAGAACAAAAGTTTTTGAATTTCTCTAAAATGTTCGTTTCCAAAAACCCCACAAAtcccaaaaaattagaaagaaaTGGCCTAAAATTTAAGCGAAaattcttcaacatttttttgaagTACACCataaatttcttcaaatattccccCAAAATTTGTCTTAACAGAATATGTCTATTATAACAATAAGTAACAATAAGTCTTAACATTACAATAaaattttcaaagtaaattcTCCCCTACCTTATCCAATTCTCAAACAGtttgaaaaatggaaaattctCCCAAATATACAACTACATATctaaaaaaccaaacaaataatttcccaaatttcacacaaatacctgaaaataatttttttccccagaagaGTTACATTTCCCAAATTCACATGAAAATGCCCTGCCACTAACCtcctcaaaacaaacaaaaaaaaaatcatagcaAATTTTCCATAACAATACATGAAAGTTTCGAGTGAAAACCTCAAAATATTCTCCAAAAATATAGTCATCATCTGTACATGCAGAGTATTCGGATGATAAAGTTATTTAAACTTCACCACTTGCATTTGGTAGTTTGATGCATTGATCTTTTACAATGCCTACTTTTTCAGATGTATGAGAATTATTTTGACGTTTATCTTCTGGATTTCATGACCTTAGAGAAAAGATGGTTTTATACAAAATgattaaggcaaaaatatatatagacTGACTCTTTAGTTATAAGACAACATGAAAAGATTAAACAGACATCCAGAAAAGATACCTTCCCCTTGTTTATTggtaaaattacactttttccATCTCTACCCATGACCCCACCCTCCCCCATTTCCCCCCACCTAGCAGCAGTGACTGCTGTGCAGGTACTGTTGTGCTAGTTGTTGATGCCATAACAGAATGACAACATTGTTGAAAGGAATCCCTCCCTGATATGACgagtaaaaacagagagaagaaaaaaagacaaaggaagCTGACGATAACATTTCAATTCACGAAGATGATGAGACAGAACCAGTGCATTTAATACCATAGATCTTCAGAAAAAagttaagacataaaaaaaatccatcacgTAATAATTAAGGTTAACAAAACATCATGTAGAGATTGGGAAGATATTGTTTAGACAGTAACTACTGGCTGATTATAACTTGAAAAGTCTGATACAAATACAGCAATGTTGTCAATATACAGTTGTGATTTTGGTCAAGAAAACAAATCTTGCttcatgttttttgtcaatttaCATTGATGATTgaaaaacattacattaatgCTAAAATTACTTATGAGTGAAAATGTTAATAAAGTACTATTCACTGTATATGGTTGATAACATAGATAGATGATTGTAAAACCTTTAAGTCGAGGCTTTAAAATCATACTGAACAGCCTGTGTCAAAAGAAGTCAAAGTAAgaataatagtgataataatgTAAGATTTCACTCTACACAGCTTTATTGAGAAGCGAATTTCTGCAGGTCCCCGTTCGGCTGCTGCTCAGAGCCCTCTTCAGCTCTCTTCCAGAAAGCTGACCAGGAATATGATGGGACACTGAGGGACTGCTGCATGCACCTGGACTTGATGAGGAGTCATGACACCATGACGGTCATTTAGACATTTCTGGTGCAATGGGGAGAGCAGGGGGAGAAGAGAAAGGCCATtcagcctgtttattttccttctgaTTGTGTCACTTTCTTTAcacaaatacagaaacaaaacaaaaacaaaaaagagatagagagaaagatGGCCCTAGTAAGTGCCGTTTGTAATGACTAATCTTTATCCTTCTGTAAATGGGACTTTTTCCCCCCAAGGTGATGTCAAGTGTTCATCATCATTAGAGAGCTCATGGATGGGGGATCCCTGGGGTTAATACATGATTCTGTGAATTAATTTCTTGCGCTGTTTGTTGGTTCTTCAGCTGGAACCGTCAGTAGGGCTCTGACAGGTTACTGGCCAGTGGACTCGTTTTCCAAACAGTTTATTGGTGCTCGCAGGGTTGTTGGT contains the following coding sequences:
- the kat2a gene encoding histone acetyltransferase KAT2A, encoding MSDPAAQALQPRLLQAQSAGSAGSSAAATGSGSGNSDPARPGLSQQQRASQKKAQVRAFPRAKKLEKLGVFSACKASDTCKCNGWKNPNPPSATRMDLQQQAASLSEPCRSCGHALADHVSHLENVSEDEINRLLGMVVDVENLFMSVHKEEDTDTKQVYFYLFKLLRKCILQMSQPVVEGSLGSPPFEKPNIEQGVLNFVQYKFSHLAPKERQTMFELSKMFLLCLNYWKLETPTQFRQRTQKDDGTAYKVDYTRWLCYCHVPQSNDSLPRYETTQVFGRSLLKSIFTVTRRQLLEKFRVEKDKLLPEKRTLILTHFPKFLSMLEEEIYGENSPIWEADFTMPASDGTQLGHQTVISPAAVSGSPALPKGLSSISSLGSIDTAGAEPITGEKRKLPDALTLEDAKRIRVMGDIPMELVNEVMMTITDPAAMLGPETNLLTPNAARDETARLEERRGIIEFHVIGNSLSQKSNKKILMWLVGLQNVFSHQLPRMPKEYITRLVFDPKHKTLALIKDGRVIGGICFRMFPTQGFTEIVFCAVTSNEQVKGYGTHLMNHLKEYHIKHNILYFLTYADEYAIGYFKKQGFSKDIKVPKSRYLGYIKDYEGATLMECELNPRIPYTELSHIIKRQKEIIKKLIERKQSQIRKVYPGLTCFKEGVRQIPVESIPGIRETGWKPSNKDKGKEVKDPDVLYNMLKNLLAQIKTHPDAWPFMEPVKKSEAPDYYEIIRFPIDLKTMTERLKNRYYVTKKLFIADLQRIISNCREYNPPDSEYCKCANTLEKFFYFKLKDGGLIEK